One Phoenix dactylifera cultivar Barhee BC4 chromosome 14, palm_55x_up_171113_PBpolish2nd_filt_p, whole genome shotgun sequence DNA window includes the following coding sequences:
- the LOC103706514 gene encoding nuclear pore complex protein NUP54 translates to MFGTPPSTPAFGTPASTPAFGTPSSTPAFGTPSSTPAFGTPSSTPTFGTPSSTPAFGTPSSTPAFGTPSAPSFATPSAFGSSPSPFFSHPLQQQQPQPSPFSLFPQSQQQQQQQQQQQQQSMPSFGFQPSASPFGNAQITTQMAPVAPLTLSLADRDLQAIVDAYREDPGNPKYSFRHLLFSVTDSAARVKPVGVSDIMWAEAMRKLEGMDSLDRERLWPQLIQSFKDLSHRLKVQDEVLSSDAERLRMAQANVKMLLRHFQADTLPWIQKMKQKEQVLQRRLLRVMRIVEALEGKGLRVPLMKGEVELAEKLNAIARQLKGPGAELSRRVHNMLTISRVRANTGALGSCIYLPGSTKIHEQSLAELQEVLQQQTEAIARLGIVMKRDTRDMEIIMSESTDMVEDGGGRWALRS, encoded by the exons ATGTTCGGGACCCCTCCGTCCACTCCGGCGTTCGGGACTCCCGCCTCGACGCCGGCGTTCGGCACCCCCTCCTCGACGCCGGCCTTCGGCACCCCCTCCTCCACGCCGGCCTTCGGCACCCCCTCCTCCACGCCGACCTTCGGCACCCCTTCATCGACGCCGGCCTTCGGCACCCCTTCATCGACGCCGGCCTTCGGCACCCCGTCGGCTCCATCCTTCGCCACGCCGTCGGCATTTGGGTCCTCACCCTCGCCCTTCTTCTCCCATCCGCTGCAGCAGCAGCAACCCCAACCGTCgcccttctccctcttccctcaatcgcagcagcagcagcagcaacagcagcaacagcagcagcaatCGATGCCGTCATTTGGATTCCAGCCATCGGCTTCGCCCTTCGGCAATGCTCAGATCACCACCCAGATGGCCCCTGTCGCCCCCCTCACCCTCTCCCTGGCCGATCGCGACCTCCAG GCGATCGTGGATGCTTACAGGGAGGACCCTGGGAACCCTAAGTACTCCTTCAGA CATTTGCTGTTCAGTGTTACTGATTCAGCGGCTCGGGTGAAGCCAGTTGGTGTGTCAGAT ATTATGTGGGCAGAGGCAATGAGGAAGCTGGAGGGGATGGATAGTTTGGATCGGGAGAGGCTGTGGCCTCAGCTTATTCAGAGTTTTAAAGATCTCTCTCATCGGCTCAAG GTTCAAGATGAAGTCCTCTCTTCGGATGCTGAGAGGCTGCGTATGGCACAAGCCAATGTCAAAATG CTTCTAAGACATTTCCAAGCAGACACACTTCCATGGATTCAAAAGATGAAACAGAAAGAACAAGTGCTTCAAAGGCGTCTTTTGAGG GTAATGAGAATAGTGGAGGCCTTGGAGGGTAAGGGTTTGCGTGTGCCGCTGATGAAAGGTGAAGTTGAGTTGGCTGAGAAGTTGAATGCGATAGCAAGACAG CTGAAAGGACCTGGAGCGGAATTATCCAGGAGGGTTCATAATATGCTTACCATATCACGTGTGCGTGCAAATACTGGTGCTCTTGGCAGTTGTATCTATCTTCCTGGTTCTACGAAGATTCATGAACAGAGCCTAGCTGAGCTGCAAGAG GTCTTGCAGCAGCAAACTGAAGCAATTGCCAGGTTAGGGATTGTAATGAAGAGAGATACCAGAGATATGGAGATCATTATGTCTGAGAGCACTGACATGGTTGAAGATGGTGGTGGGAGGTGggctttgagaagctga